The proteins below come from a single Oscillospiraceae bacterium genomic window:
- a CDS encoding type III pantothenate kinase: MVLAVDIGNSNICIGGLTGAEHCSIQFTMRMVTRPRCTADEYAAEMKFLLRRLQVDPAACEGVIVCSVVPQLTEVLAAACKRLTGQESLIVSCGLDTGLSFQVDEPAKVGRDRIADAAAASAHYPLPCMTVDLGTATTYNVISAQRAFLGGFIVPGVQTSLRAISAGTAQLPPIAPEPPEHLIGANTVAALNNGAMFGTAAQLDGLADRVETELGQPLTVVATGGLAPYIMPCCKRKVIYDADLLFKGLALIWEKNHL; this comes from the coding sequence ATGGTTTTAGCAGTTGACATCGGCAACTCCAACATCTGTATCGGCGGTCTGACGGGGGCAGAGCATTGCTCTATCCAGTTCACAATGCGAATGGTCACGCGGCCCCGCTGCACAGCGGATGAGTATGCCGCCGAGATGAAATTCCTGCTGCGCCGCCTGCAGGTAGACCCTGCCGCCTGTGAGGGCGTCATTGTCTGCAGCGTTGTCCCCCAGCTGACCGAGGTGCTGGCAGCGGCCTGCAAGCGGCTGACCGGGCAGGAGTCGCTGATCGTCAGCTGTGGTCTGGACACGGGGCTTAGCTTTCAGGTTGACGAGCCTGCCAAGGTCGGCCGTGACCGCATTGCCGATGCCGCCGCTGCCTCTGCACACTATCCCCTGCCCTGCATGACAGTCGATCTGGGCACTGCCACGACCTACAATGTCATCTCTGCACAGCGGGCGTTTCTGGGCGGCTTCATCGTACCCGGTGTGCAGACCAGTCTGCGGGCCATCAGCGCAGGCACAGCCCAACTGCCGCCCATTGCACCCGAGCCGCCCGAGCATCTGATTGGTGCCAACACGGTGGCCGCACTGAACAACGGGGCCATGTTTGGCACGGCCGCCCAGCTGGACGGACTGGCTGATCGAGTCGAGACGGAGCTTGGCCAGCCTCTGACCGTCGTTGCGACCGGTGGACTGGCGCCGTACATTATGCCCTGCTGCAAGCGCAAAGTCATCTATGACGCAGACCTGCTGTTTAAGGGGCTGGCGCTGATTTGGGAGAAAAATCACCTATGA
- a CDS encoding GGDEF domain-containing protein codes for MTGYFHVLTAIDIFVLSFMCILTKLSESLNKKQKRGFFLAFTLIAGISVLEVVTLAVNDTPSGLRWLNIVSNYLGFGLSPAVSLCLVYVLDKKTALRRGFKAAVCCEIGYLIFLALSIPYGLIFSVSADNVYARGRYFYIYVIVYFAAILYLSASTIITGREFQNRSRALIYPLMLFLTAETVIQIALPDLHVTWLCVTLLSVLYFTYCNEMWNQLDALTGLLNQNSYLNRTAEMSRSGGLLIVFDVDNFKQVNDCYGHLQGDACLAAIAACLKKAYACCGYCYRIGGDEFCVLLKNTAKEAACAEEFLRQLEKKRRELTFLPTVSYGSAPFSGEDVVAIKDQADRAMYHYKKARKERAAAIVPE; via the coding sequence ATGACCGGGTATTTTCATGTCTTAACAGCCATTGACATTTTTGTGCTGAGCTTTATGTGTATTCTCACAAAGCTGAGCGAATCATTGAACAAAAAGCAAAAGCGAGGTTTTTTCCTCGCCTTTACGCTTATTGCAGGGATCTCCGTGCTGGAGGTGGTCACCCTTGCCGTCAACGACACGCCGTCAGGGCTGCGCTGGCTGAATATCGTGTCAAACTACTTAGGCTTCGGCCTGTCGCCCGCAGTGTCTCTCTGCCTTGTGTATGTGCTGGACAAAAAGACTGCCCTCCGGCGCGGCTTTAAGGCAGCGGTATGCTGCGAGATCGGCTATCTTATCTTTCTGGCACTGTCCATTCCCTATGGACTTATATTTTCCGTCAGCGCCGACAATGTCTATGCGCGCGGCAGATATTTTTACATTTATGTCATTGTCTACTTTGCGGCAATTTTGTATCTCTCGGCATCAACGATCATTACCGGCCGTGAGTTCCAGAACCGGAGCCGGGCGCTCATCTATCCGCTCATGCTCTTTCTGACGGCGGAGACTGTGATTCAAATTGCACTGCCTGATCTGCATGTGACCTGGCTGTGTGTCACGCTGTTGTCGGTACTGTATTTTACCTACTGCAATGAGATGTGGAACCAGCTTGATGCACTCACAGGGCTTTTAAACCAGAACAGCTATCTGAACCGCACGGCCGAGATGAGCCGCAGCGGCGGGCTGCTGATCGTTTTTGATGTGGACAATTTCAAGCAGGTAAACGACTGCTACGGCCATCTGCAGGGCGATGCCTGCCTTGCCGCGATCGCAGCCTGCCTCAAAAAAGCGTATGCCTGCTGCGGGTACTGCTACCGCATCGGCGGAGATGAGTTTTGCGTACTGCTGAAAAACACCGCTAAGGAGGCCGCCTGCGCAGAGGAATTTTTGCGTCAGCTGGAAAAGAAGCGTCGAGAGCTCACCTTTTTGCCGACCGTTTCCTACGGCTCGGCCCCATTCTCAGGCGAGGATGTGGTTGCCATCAAGGATCAGGCCGACCGTGCCATGTACCACTACAAAAAGGCGCGGAAGGAGCGGGCGGCGGCGATTGTGCCGGAGTAA
- a CDS encoding galactokinase, with amino-acid sequence MANTIELKQQIAQGEYDAAFTKLYGASAVQEQRKRYTDLIDEFEKKYGTSRTVRLYAAPGRTEIGGNHTDHNNGVVLAGSVNLDMVAVVSPNEENIIRVKSLGFDKIDDVDVNVLVPQPQEAEHSASLIRGVAKGIVDAGGKVGGFDCYSTSNVLRGSGLSSSAAFEVCIGAILRGEYNNNDMEKFSQVKIAQIGQFAENVFFGKPCGLMDQTACAVGGVITIDFKNPEKPVVGQTAIDLAKHGFVMCISDTKGSHADLTDDYAAIRREMESVAEQFGKKVLRDVDEDEFYKAIPQLRKAVGDRAVVRAIHFYNDCRRAAQLCDAVREDDFDAFLRLIIEGGHSSFEFNQNAYSIKAPQEQGVPLALALSQKVLNGRGAWRLQGGGFAGTIQAFVPVELLDAYKAAIDGCFGEGSCHVLNIRNYGAVPVTPDM; translated from the coding sequence ATGGCAAATACCATTGAACTTAAACAGCAGATCGCACAGGGCGAATATGACGCCGCCTTTACCAAGCTGTACGGTGCATCCGCCGTGCAGGAGCAGCGCAAGCGCTATACCGACCTGATCGATGAATTTGAAAAGAAGTACGGCACCTCCCGCACGGTCCGTCTTTACGCTGCCCCCGGCCGCACCGAGATCGGCGGCAACCACACCGACCATAACAACGGCGTAGTGCTGGCCGGCTCCGTCAATCTGGATATGGTTGCGGTCGTTTCCCCCAATGAGGAGAACATCATCCGCGTTAAGTCTCTGGGCTTTGACAAGATCGACGATGTCGATGTCAATGTTCTGGTCCCGCAGCCGCAGGAGGCCGAGCACTCCGCCTCTCTGATCCGCGGCGTGGCAAAGGGCATTGTGGATGCCGGCGGCAAGGTGGGCGGCTTTGACTGCTACAGCACCAGCAATGTGCTGCGCGGCTCCGGCCTGTCCAGCTCTGCAGCGTTTGAGGTCTGCATCGGTGCCATCCTGCGCGGCGAATATAACAACAATGATATGGAGAAGTTCAGTCAGGTCAAGATCGCACAGATCGGCCAGTTTGCGGAGAATGTTTTCTTCGGCAAGCCCTGCGGACTGATGGATCAGACGGCCTGTGCGGTAGGCGGTGTCATCACCATCGACTTCAAGAATCCCGAAAAGCCTGTTGTAGGTCAGACTGCCATTGACCTTGCCAAGCACGGCTTTGTCATGTGCATCAGCGATACGAAGGGCAGCCATGCCGACCTGACTGACGACTATGCCGCCATCCGCCGTGAGATGGAGAGCGTGGCTGAGCAGTTCGGCAAAAAGGTCCTGCGCGATGTGGACGAGGATGAGTTCTACAAGGCTATCCCGCAGCTGCGCAAGGCTGTGGGGGACCGCGCTGTTGTCCGCGCTATTCACTTCTACAACGACTGCCGCCGTGCCGCCCAGCTCTGCGATGCCGTGCGTGAGGACGATTTTGATGCGTTCCTGCGCCTGATCATCGAGGGCGGCCACTCCAGCTTTGAGTTCAACCAGAATGCTTACAGCATCAAGGCCCCGCAGGAGCAGGGTGTGCCGCTGGCGCTGGCGCTGAGCCAGAAGGTGCTGAACGGCCGCGGTGCATGGCGCTTGCAGGGCGGCGGCTTTGCAGGTACCATTCAGGCCTTTGTCCCTGTGGAGCTACTGGACGCCTACAAGGCAGCCATTGACGGCTGCTTCGGCGAGGGAAGCTGCCATGTGCTGAACATCCGCAACTACGGTGCCGTGCCTGTTACGCCCGACATGTAA
- a CDS encoding alpha/beta hydrolase, with amino-acid sequence MKKLVVYIHGKGGSAAEAEHYKELFPAYDVIGFDYQAQTPWDAVSEFTAFFTPLRQQYDTVVLLANSIGAFFSMSSLSEKFIDRALFISPIVNMETLISDMMGWAGVTENVLHAQGEVATDFGETLSWEYLCYVRAHPLVWDVPTCILYGEKDNLTSYETLAAFAQKVHAPITVMPSSEHWFHTEEQMSFLDEWVKGQCS; translated from the coding sequence ATGAAGAAGTTGGTTGTATATATCCACGGAAAGGGCGGCAGTGCGGCGGAAGCCGAACATTACAAGGAGCTGTTTCCTGCGTATGACGTCATCGGATTCGATTATCAGGCACAGACACCTTGGGACGCTGTTTCGGAGTTTACGGCATTTTTCACACCTTTGCGCCAGCAGTACGATACGGTCGTACTACTGGCAAACAGCATTGGGGCATTTTTCTCGATGAGCTCGTTATCCGAGAAGTTTATTGACCGAGCGTTGTTTATCTCCCCCATCGTGAATATGGAAACGCTCATTTCCGATATGATGGGCTGGGCTGGGGTGACGGAGAATGTGCTGCACGCGCAGGGCGAAGTCGCCACCGATTTTGGCGAAACCCTGTCGTGGGAGTATCTCTGCTACGTGCGGGCACATCCGCTTGTGTGGGATGTACCAACCTGCATTTTGTACGGCGAAAAAGACAATCTGACCTCCTATGAAACGTTAGCCGCGTTTGCGCAGAAAGTCCATGCGCCTATTACGGTCATGCCAAGCAGTGAGCATTGGTTCCACACCGAAGAGCAGATGTCGTTTTTGGACGAATGGGTCAAAGGACAATGTTCATGA
- the coaBC gene encoding bifunctional phosphopantothenoylcysteine decarboxylase/phosphopantothenate--cysteine ligase CoaBC produces the protein MLLTGKTIVLGITGGIAAYKMPNVAHALVKLGADVHVLMTKNATEFISPLVFETLTRRRCQVDTFDRNFQYDVAHISLANAADLMLIAPATANVIAKLAHGQADDMLTTVTLAATCPKLVAPAMNTHMLENPITQDNLKTLQHYGFTVIPSGSGMLACGDVGSGRLPEEGVLVDYVLRELACEKDLRGKKVVVSAGATQESMDPVRYLTNHSTGKMGYAVARACMLRGAEVTLLASTGCTLPPVPFVKTVPFTTAADLFEAVKTHAMDADALVMAAAVADYRPATVAADKVKKHDGEMSIALERTEDILAWVGAHKPEKLFVCGFSMETRDLIENSTAKLKKKNMDMIVANNLKVPGAGFGVDTNVVTIITGQGITELPLQSKDGVAGQIADAIANK, from the coding sequence ATGTTACTTACCGGAAAAACCATCGTCCTCGGCATCACCGGAGGCATTGCGGCCTATAAAATGCCCAATGTGGCGCATGCGCTGGTCAAGCTGGGGGCCGATGTTCATGTCCTGATGACCAAAAATGCCACTGAGTTTATCTCTCCGCTGGTATTTGAAACGCTGACCCGCCGCCGCTGTCAGGTGGATACCTTCGACCGCAACTTCCAGTACGATGTGGCGCATATCAGCCTTGCCAATGCGGCGGACCTCATGCTCATTGCGCCTGCCACGGCCAATGTCATCGCCAAGCTGGCCCACGGTCAGGCCGATGATATGCTGACCACCGTCACGCTGGCTGCGACCTGCCCCAAGCTGGTTGCGCCCGCCATGAACACCCACATGCTGGAAAATCCCATCACGCAGGATAACCTCAAAACACTGCAACACTATGGCTTCACCGTCATTCCGTCCGGCTCCGGTATGCTGGCCTGCGGCGATGTCGGCTCCGGCCGGCTGCCTGAGGAGGGCGTGCTGGTGGACTATGTGCTGCGCGAGCTTGCCTGTGAAAAGGATCTGCGCGGCAAAAAAGTCGTTGTGTCGGCCGGTGCAACGCAGGAATCCATGGACCCGGTGCGCTACCTGACAAACCATTCCACCGGTAAGATGGGTTATGCCGTGGCGCGTGCCTGTATGCTGCGCGGCGCAGAGGTCACGCTTCTTGCTTCGACCGGCTGCACGCTGCCGCCTGTTCCGTTTGTCAAGACTGTGCCGTTCACAACAGCAGCCGACCTCTTTGAGGCTGTAAAGACCCATGCCATGGACGCCGATGCACTGGTGATGGCGGCTGCCGTGGCGGACTACCGCCCTGCCACCGTGGCAGCCGACAAGGTGAAAAAGCATGACGGCGAGATGAGCATTGCCCTTGAGCGCACTGAGGACATCCTTGCATGGGTGGGCGCACACAAGCCGGAAAAGCTGTTTGTCTGCGGCTTTTCGATGGAGACGCGCGATCTGATCGAGAACTCTACCGCCAAGCTGAAAAAGAAAAACATGGATATGATCGTTGCCAATAACCTGAAGGTCCCCGGTGCGGGTTTCGGCGTCGATACCAATGTTGTAACGATCATTACCGGGCAGGGCATCACCGAGCTGCCCCTGCAGAGCAAGGACGGTGTTGCCGGGCAGATCGCAGACGCGATCGCCAATAAATAA
- the rlmD gene encoding 23S rRNA (uracil(1939)-C(5))-methyltransferase RlmD: MPFTKNQIITLEIKSISNDGNGVAHKDGQAVFVPLTAPGDIAEVRIVKPMKSYAFGRVERLLAPGPDRIRQDCPVAGPCGGCGLRHIRYEAECAAKTQFVRDAFARIGKLDVPVREVLAAPAADRYRNKVQLPVGTDENGHIVTGFFAGRSHRIVACADCRLQPEWMNQLAARACALLEENGITAYNEETHTGRVRHLYMRQGWHSGQRLLCFVVNGNGLPNEAEICAILQKEFDLTTILINRNSERTNVILGRRTRTVLGPGVIEDTLAGVPLRMGVHEFYQVNTPAAETLYAKAREYAGLKETDFLLDLYCGMGTIGLSMLPDCRRLVGVEVVPQAVDGAKQTAARLGLDDDRADFRCQDAGAAAAQLAAEGARPDVIVVDPPRKGCDEATLTAIAEMAPRTVVMVSCNAATAARDTRWLTEHGYKAVEVQPVDLFPRTRHVECVVLLSKV; encoded by the coding sequence ATGCCTTTTACGAAAAATCAGATCATCACCCTTGAGATCAAATCCATCTCCAATGACGGAAACGGCGTGGCCCACAAGGACGGTCAGGCCGTTTTTGTGCCGCTGACCGCCCCCGGCGACATTGCTGAGGTTCGCATCGTAAAGCCGATGAAAAGCTATGCCTTCGGCCGAGTGGAGCGGCTGCTGGCCCCCGGCCCGGACCGCATCCGGCAGGACTGCCCCGTTGCCGGCCCCTGCGGCGGCTGCGGGCTGCGCCATATCCGCTACGAGGCAGAGTGCGCCGCCAAGACACAGTTTGTGCGGGACGCCTTTGCGCGCATTGGCAAGCTGGATGTCCCCGTGCGGGAGGTGCTGGCTGCCCCTGCTGCCGACCGCTACCGCAACAAGGTGCAGCTGCCGGTCGGCACGGATGAAAATGGGCATATCGTGACCGGTTTCTTTGCCGGACGCAGCCACCGCATTGTTGCCTGTGCCGATTGCCGCCTGCAGCCGGAGTGGATGAACCAACTGGCCGCGCGCGCCTGTGCGCTGCTTGAGGAAAACGGCATCACTGCCTACAATGAGGAAACACACACCGGCCGCGTGCGCCATTTGTACATGCGGCAGGGCTGGCACAGCGGCCAGCGGCTGCTCTGCTTTGTTGTGAACGGCAACGGCCTGCCCAACGAAGCAGAGATTTGTGCTATCTTGCAAAAAGAATTTGATTTAACAACGATTTTAATTAACCGCAACAGTGAGCGCACCAATGTGATTCTGGGCCGCAGGACCCGCACCGTGCTTGGCCCCGGCGTCATTGAGGATACACTTGCCGGCGTCCCGCTGCGCATGGGTGTGCATGAGTTTTATCAGGTGAATACCCCCGCTGCCGAAACATTGTACGCCAAGGCACGGGAGTATGCCGGGCTCAAGGAGACAGATTTTCTGCTTGACCTCTACTGCGGCATGGGCACGATCGGACTTTCGATGCTGCCCGACTGCCGGCGTCTGGTCGGTGTCGAGGTCGTGCCGCAGGCCGTGGACGGTGCCAAACAGACAGCCGCCCGTCTGGGGCTGGATGACGACCGGGCGGATTTCCGCTGTCAGGATGCCGGTGCGGCAGCCGCACAGCTGGCCGCCGAGGGTGCCCGCCCCGATGTGATCGTAGTGGACCCGCCCCGTAAGGGCTGCGACGAGGCCACCCTGACCGCCATTGCCGAGATGGCCCCCCGCACGGTAGTCATGGTCAGCTGCAATGCAGCCACCGCCGCACGCGACACCCGCTGGCTGACCGAGCACGGCTACAAGGCCGTGGAGGTGCAGCCGGTGGACCTTTTCCCCCGGACGCGGCATGTAGAATGTGTTGTCCTGCTATCGAAGGTATAA
- a CDS encoding AraC family transcriptional regulator — MTINEMKQSYKQSYTDNVELSIFNCGREQCQPGHTWGPGVRDHYLIHLVVAGKGVYQVNGASHTLQEGDLFLAKPNQLITYAADETDPWEYYWVGFNGACANKLVQQTPFSEAHPVHHCRDLQTAREALYNIYLSRGPEPHCEAMMTGYLYIFMAHLMKEAREAMPNVGSSSSQYVLAAIKFIQFNYSHDISVDDIAKAVGVSRSHLYRVFMSNVGQSPIDYLTNYRVSEACSLLKNSGLSIAEIAVSVGFFDQFYFSRVFKKVKGVPPSKYLSALEKETALQNTNP, encoded by the coding sequence ATGACCATCAATGAGATGAAGCAATCCTACAAGCAGAGCTACACAGATAATGTCGAGCTCTCAATTTTTAACTGCGGACGTGAGCAGTGCCAGCCGGGCCACACCTGGGGCCCCGGCGTGCGCGACCACTACCTGATCCATCTGGTCGTAGCGGGCAAGGGTGTCTATCAGGTCAACGGTGCATCGCACACCCTGCAGGAGGGTGATCTGTTCCTCGCCAAGCCGAACCAGCTCATCACCTACGCCGCCGATGAGACCGACCCGTGGGAGTATTACTGGGTCGGCTTCAACGGCGCGTGCGCCAATAAGCTTGTGCAGCAGACACCGTTTTCCGAGGCGCACCCTGTACACCACTGCCGGGATCTGCAGACCGCGCGGGAAGCGCTGTACAACATCTATCTTTCCCGCGGGCCGGAGCCTCACTGCGAGGCAATGATGACGGGCTACCTGTACATATTTATGGCGCACCTGATGAAGGAAGCCCGCGAGGCCATGCCCAATGTAGGCTCGTCGAGCAGCCAGTATGTGCTGGCTGCCATCAAGTTCATCCAGTTCAACTACTCGCACGACATCTCGGTGGACGACATTGCCAAGGCGGTCGGCGTCAGCCGCAGCCATCTGTATCGTGTTTTCATGTCGAATGTCGGGCAAAGCCCCATCGACTACCTGACGAACTACCGTGTCAGTGAGGCCTGCAGCCTGCTGAAAAACTCCGGCCTTTCCATTGCTGAGATTGCCGTGTCGGTGGGCTTCTTTGACCAGTTCTACTTCTCCCGCGTGTTCAAAAAGGTCAAGGGCGTGCCGCCGAGCAAGTATCTGTCCGCGCTGGAAAAGGAAACCGCCCTGCAGAACACCAACCCGTAA
- the asnB gene encoding asparagine synthase (glutamine-hydrolyzing): MCGIAGQVGRDPRTIQSRYAAYCAMQQTLARRGPDQRGMFISGRAALIHARLAVVDLENGLQPMQLDWQGETYVLVYNGELYNTPELRAALLHRGHRFAGHSDTEVLLHAFAEWGESCTAMCNGIFAFAVWQVNAGRLFLARDRCGVKPLFYTLTEQSLIFGSEIKTLLAHPAVPPRVDAAGLAEVLLLGPGRTPGCGVFCGVEELLPGQYAIYEADTARLTLHTYWRLEDHEHPDDFAATARKVRELVTDAIERQLVSDVPVAAFLSGGLDSSLISAIADANFAAQGKQLQTFSVGYRDNKKYFHATKFQPGADAPYIRKMNEFLHARHHWITLDTPELVPALYAAVDARDLPGMADVDASLLLFCRQIKPHATVALSGECADEIFGGYPWYRDPAVREKYGFPWAQSTAYRASFLKPGVLGSIDPAAFVDARYRQTLAETSVRPGLSAEEQRMRQMMNLNFRWFMQTLLDRKDRMSMYSGLEVRVPFCDYRIAEYLYSVPWEYKDYRNQEKGLLREAMRGVLPDEVLWRRKSPYPKTWNPSYLAAVSAELRGVLADPAAPILRIIKADALENLLASGADNPIPWYGQLMTTPQTIAWFVQLNYWLEKYKVELV, from the coding sequence ATGTGCGGAATTGCGGGGCAGGTCGGGCGCGACCCCCGGACGATACAGAGCCGGTATGCGGCCTACTGCGCCATGCAGCAGACGCTGGCGCGCCGCGGCCCGGACCAGCGGGGCATGTTCATCAGCGGCCGTGCGGCGCTGATCCATGCACGGCTGGCGGTCGTGGATCTTGAGAACGGCCTGCAGCCTATGCAGCTGGACTGGCAGGGGGAAACCTATGTGCTGGTTTATAACGGTGAGCTGTACAACACGCCTGAGCTGCGGGCTGCGCTGCTGCACCGCGGTCACCGCTTTGCCGGGCACTCCGACACCGAGGTGCTACTCCATGCCTTTGCAGAATGGGGTGAAAGCTGCACGGCAATGTGCAATGGCATTTTTGCGTTTGCGGTCTGGCAGGTGAACGCGGGCAGGCTGTTTCTGGCGCGGGATCGCTGCGGTGTCAAGCCGCTGTTCTATACCCTGACGGAGCAGAGCCTGATCTTCGGCAGCGAAATCAAAACCCTGCTGGCCCACCCGGCCGTGCCGCCGCGGGTGGATGCTGCCGGTCTGGCGGAGGTGCTGCTGCTCGGCCCCGGACGCACACCCGGCTGCGGCGTGTTCTGCGGGGTAGAGGAGTTACTGCCCGGGCAGTATGCTATCTACGAGGCCGACACGGCTCGACTGACACTGCATACCTACTGGCGGCTTGAGGATCATGAGCATCCCGATGATTTTGCTGCGACAGCCCGCAAGGTGCGCGAGCTTGTGACAGATGCCATCGAGCGGCAGCTGGTGTCCGATGTGCCGGTTGCTGCATTTTTGTCCGGCGGGCTGGACTCCAGCCTGATTTCCGCCATTGCGGACGCCAATTTTGCGGCGCAGGGAAAGCAGCTGCAAACTTTTTCGGTTGGCTACCGCGACAATAAAAAGTATTTTCATGCTACAAAATTTCAGCCCGGTGCGGATGCACCCTATATCCGCAAAATGAATGAATTTCTCCATGCCCGCCACCATTGGATCACGCTGGACACCCCGGAGCTGGTCCCGGCGCTGTATGCAGCGGTGGATGCGCGTGACCTGCCCGGTATGGCGGATGTCGATGCATCGCTGCTGCTGTTCTGCCGGCAGATCAAGCCCCATGCCACGGTGGCGCTGTCGGGAGAGTGCGCCGATGAGATTTTCGGCGGTTACCCGTGGTACCGCGACCCGGCAGTGCGGGAAAAATATGGCTTCCCATGGGCGCAGTCCACAGCCTATCGCGCCTCCTTCCTCAAGCCCGGTGTGCTGGGCAGCATTGACCCGGCTGCTTTTGTGGATGCCCGCTACCGCCAAACGCTGGCAGAAACCTCCGTCCGACCCGGCCTGTCGGCAGAGGAACAGCGTATGCGCCAGATGATGAACCTGAATTTCAGATGGTTTATGCAGACTCTGCTTGACCGTAAGGACCGCATGAGCATGTACAGCGGGCTGGAGGTCCGGGTGCCGTTCTGCGACTACCGCATTGCGGAGTACCTCTACTCTGTCCCGTGGGAATACAAGGACTACCGAAATCAGGAAAAAGGCCTGCTGCGCGAGGCAATGCGGGGCGTACTGCCGGATGAGGTGCTGTGGCGGCGCAAAAGCCCTTACCCTAAGACATGGAATCCCAGCTACCTTGCGGCCGTCTCGGCCGAGCTGCGCGGTGTGTTGGCTGACCCGGCCGCGCCGATCCTGCGCATTATCAAGGCTGACGCACTGGAAAACCTGCTGGCGTCGGGCGCGGATAACCCCATCCCATGGTACGGCCAGCTTATGACAACTCCGCAGACCATCGCATGGTTTGTCCAGCTGAACTACTGGCTAGAGAAGTATAAGGTGGAGCTGGTGTGA
- a CDS encoding zinc-ribbon domain-containing protein, producing the protein MKGWFQRFMSGRYGFDQFSGFLCIASLILIVIGAWVSPVLYWLGLAAIIYSYFRILSRNTRKRYAENLKYLSYQSRAAAWFAKQQVRFKQRKEYHYYRCPQCGQQLRVPRGRGKISITCPKCGHQFIKKS; encoded by the coding sequence ATGAAAGGCTGGTTTCAGCGCTTTATGTCCGGCCGCTATGGGTTCGACCAGTTCAGCGGCTTTCTCTGCATTGCATCCCTCATTCTCATCGTCATCGGTGCGTGGGTCTCCCCTGTGCTGTATTGGCTGGGACTGGCTGCTATCATTTACAGCTATTTCCGCATTTTGAGCCGCAACACCCGCAAGCGCTACGCTGAAAACTTAAAATATCTTTCCTATCAAAGCCGCGCCGCAGCATGGTTCGCCAAACAGCAGGTGCGATTCAAGCAGCGCAAAGAATACCACTATTACCGCTGCCCCCAGTGCGGCCAGCAGCTGCGCGTACCGCGCGGGCGCGGTAAAATCAGCATCACCTGCCCCAAGTGCGGCCACCAGTTCATCAAAAAGAGTTGA